A part of Herbiconiux aconitum genomic DNA contains:
- a CDS encoding alpha-galactosidase translates to MGIESEENTIPDNVGVEHLRGGGTSVVVDLGDGRLPRILHWGRDLGELGAAELEQLRTITRPTVGDSAVTYPQPVPVLPQLAEGWLGRPGITGNRGGRAFAPLFRDAVHTVTAGSVRTVAADPESQLTLTVLLELGPHGVLTLQAELQNDGASSYALDGVELALPVPDKADEILDLTGRWALERVPQRHPFPIGSWVRESRGGKPGLDHSTVFAAGETGFGFERGQVWAVHLGWSGNQVLAAERMPAGSRHLRAGELLLSGEFSLEAGESYRSPVLYGSWGEGLNDLSDRFHRMIRARPDHPAGPRPVLSNTWEAVYFDHDLDTLKAFADRSAELGIERFVLDDGWFLGRRDDTTSLGDWEVDPEVWPQGLDPLAEHVHGLGLQFGLWFEPEMVNLDSELARAHPEWIFDGGHGAGLPSRYQHVLDLSHPDAFAQVLEQVSTLVDRLGIDFIKWDHNRYLTDAGHSDSGRAGVHDQVLAAYAMMDELRRRHPALEIESCASGGGRIDLGVLARTDRVWPSDCNDPHDRIDIQRWTSLLLPPELQGTHIGAEESHTTHRVATLDFRASTAFWGNLGVELDLAAIDPETFARVSEWVDAHKRFRPLLHSGRVVRADTVPEIRVDGVVAHDLREAVFSFTMLGRPAAWPPPRLRLPGLDPNRRYTVRQLAPGRDVPAGQQPPWLAVGVTVSGSVLDELGLEAPSLDPDRTVLFHLVEA, encoded by the coding sequence ATGGGCATCGAGTCCGAAGAGAACACCATTCCCGACAACGTCGGTGTCGAGCACCTCCGCGGCGGCGGCACGAGCGTGGTCGTCGACCTCGGCGACGGGCGACTGCCCCGCATCCTGCACTGGGGGCGCGACCTGGGAGAGCTCGGTGCTGCCGAGCTCGAGCAACTGCGAACCATCACCCGCCCGACGGTGGGCGACAGCGCGGTGACCTACCCGCAACCGGTGCCGGTGCTGCCACAGCTGGCCGAAGGCTGGCTCGGCCGGCCGGGCATCACCGGCAACCGAGGTGGGCGGGCCTTCGCGCCGCTGTTCCGGGATGCGGTGCACACGGTGACGGCCGGATCGGTGCGCACCGTCGCAGCCGACCCCGAATCGCAGCTCACCCTCACGGTGCTGCTCGAGCTCGGCCCGCACGGGGTGCTCACCCTGCAGGCCGAGCTGCAGAACGACGGAGCCTCGTCGTATGCCCTCGACGGAGTCGAACTGGCGCTGCCCGTTCCGGACAAGGCCGACGAGATCCTCGATCTCACGGGGCGATGGGCGCTCGAGCGGGTTCCGCAGCGGCATCCCTTCCCGATCGGCAGCTGGGTGCGCGAGAGCCGCGGGGGCAAGCCGGGGCTCGATCACTCGACGGTGTTCGCCGCGGGGGAGACCGGATTCGGCTTCGAACGAGGCCAGGTGTGGGCCGTGCACCTCGGCTGGAGCGGCAACCAGGTGCTGGCCGCCGAGCGGATGCCGGCCGGCAGCCGCCACCTGCGGGCCGGGGAGCTCCTGCTCTCGGGTGAGTTCTCCCTCGAGGCCGGTGAGAGCTACCGGAGCCCCGTGCTCTACGGCTCGTGGGGCGAGGGCCTCAACGACCTCTCCGATCGTTTCCACCGGATGATCCGGGCTCGTCCCGACCATCCGGCCGGCCCACGCCCGGTGCTCTCCAACACCTGGGAGGCCGTGTACTTCGACCACGACCTCGACACGCTGAAGGCCTTCGCCGACCGCAGCGCAGAACTCGGGATCGAACGGTTCGTGCTCGACGACGGCTGGTTCCTGGGCCGGCGCGACGACACCACCTCACTCGGCGACTGGGAGGTCGACCCCGAGGTCTGGCCCCAGGGTCTCGACCCTCTCGCGGAGCACGTGCACGGTCTGGGCCTGCAGTTCGGGCTGTGGTTCGAACCCGAGATGGTGAACCTCGACTCCGAGCTCGCTCGCGCGCATCCGGAATGGATCTTCGACGGCGGGCACGGTGCGGGTCTGCCGTCGCGGTATCAGCACGTGCTCGACCTGTCGCATCCGGATGCCTTCGCGCAGGTGCTCGAACAGGTCTCCACCCTGGTCGATCGCCTCGGCATCGACTTCATCAAGTGGGACCACAACCGCTACCTCACCGACGCCGGCCACAGCGACTCCGGCCGAGCCGGCGTGCACGATCAGGTTCTCGCGGCGTACGCCATGATGGACGAGCTGCGGCGCCGGCATCCGGCTCTCGAGATCGAGTCGTGCGCGTCGGGCGGCGGGCGCATCGACCTCGGGGTGCTGGCGCGCACCGACCGGGTCTGGCCGTCGGACTGCAACGACCCGCACGACCGGATCGACATCCAGCGCTGGACCTCGCTCCTGCTGCCGCCGGAGTTGCAGGGTACGCACATCGGCGCGGAGGAGTCGCACACCACGCATCGGGTCGCGACCCTCGACTTCCGGGCGTCGACGGCCTTCTGGGGCAACCTCGGTGTCGAACTCGACCTCGCGGCGATCGATCCGGAGACCTTCGCCCGTGTATCGGAGTGGGTGGATGCTCACAAACGCTTCCGTCCGCTGCTGCACTCCGGGCGGGTGGTGCGCGCCGACACGGTGCCCGAGATCCGGGTCGACGGGGTGGTGGCACACGATCTTCGCGAGGCCGTGTTCTCGTTCACGATGCTCGGTCGTCCGGCAGCCTGGCCGCCGCCCCGTCTGCGGTTGCCCGGACTCGATCCGAACCGGCGCTACACCGTGCGGCAGTTGGCACCCGGCCGAGACGTTCCGGCCGGCCAGCAACCGCCGTGGCTGGCCGTCGGGGTCACCGTGTCCGGTTCGGTGCTCGACGAGCTCGGCCTGGAGGCGCCGTCGCTCGACCCCGACCGCACGGTGCTCTTCCACCTCGTCGAGGCATGA
- a CDS encoding carbohydrate ABC transporter permease, translating to MTKRGQWRIHTLLIIAAAFMVVPFVWQILSSFKTSNEVSSLPPTLFPATPTIEGFETFFGSVPFWAQFAVSAVSLILRVVGQVLVASLAGYAFARLRFPGRNIVFALFLVMLMVPSQLFLLGQFDLMKGLGLLNTLPALAIPGMFSAFGTFLMRQAFITMPKEYEEAARLDGAGTLRVFWSVMLPMARPTVAALAVLTSLYSWNDLLWPLIVTPAGDFRPLPVGLASMQGQFGTDYPALMAGALVCTLPLVIVFLVLQRQFFAGIASSGLKG from the coding sequence ATGACTAAGCGCGGGCAGTGGCGCATCCACACCCTCCTCATCATCGCGGCTGCCTTCATGGTGGTGCCGTTCGTCTGGCAGATCCTGAGCTCGTTCAAGACCTCGAACGAGGTCTCCTCGCTTCCGCCGACGCTGTTCCCGGCCACCCCGACGATCGAGGGTTTCGAGACCTTCTTCGGGTCGGTGCCGTTCTGGGCGCAGTTCGCGGTGTCGGCGGTATCGCTCATCCTGCGGGTCGTCGGTCAGGTGCTCGTGGCGTCACTCGCCGGCTACGCCTTCGCGCGGCTGCGGTTTCCGGGGCGGAACATCGTGTTCGCCCTGTTCCTCGTGATGCTCATGGTGCCGAGCCAGCTCTTCCTTCTGGGGCAGTTCGACCTGATGAAGGGGCTCGGGCTGCTGAACACTCTGCCGGCCCTGGCCATCCCGGGCATGTTCAGCGCCTTCGGCACTTTTCTCATGCGCCAGGCATTCATCACCATGCCGAAGGAGTACGAGGAGGCGGCGCGGCTCGACGGGGCGGGCACGCTGCGGGTGTTCTGGAGCGTGATGCTGCCGATGGCCAGGCCCACGGTCGCGGCTCTCGCGGTGCTCACCTCGCTCTACTCCTGGAACGATCTGCTCTGGCCCCTCATCGTGACTCCGGCTGGCGACTTCCGTCCGCTTCCCGTGGGGCTGGCCAGCATGCAGGGGCAGTTCGGCACCGACTACCCGGCATTGATGGCGGGAGCGCTCGTCTGCACGCTTCCGCTCGTGATCGTGTTCCTCGTTCTGCAGAGGCAATTCTTCGCCGGCATCGCCAGCAGCGGACTGAAAGGCTAG
- a CDS encoding carbohydrate ABC transporter permease, with translation MIAPALIGLGALYLWPFISTFVKSFMDVPVFGAGEFTGVDNYTKLLGDEDFWRALGNSALYTGLVLLGVPIAIVLAALIEQAAKGRTIYRVLFFLPVVTLPVAVGMVWRFILNGDFGVLNYLLSLVGLPGEYWVADDRFTIYAFAVVGIWMGLGINLIILGAGLQSIPVELYEASALDGASRVRQFFSVTLPLLSPSVFFVTVLTTISALQMFDLVFVMLGSINNTALDGSKTIVYLFYEAAFVQFKQGYGAAIAIVLLAIIMIATAIQFRLQRRWVNYD, from the coding sequence ATGATCGCCCCCGCCCTCATCGGTCTCGGCGCGCTCTACCTGTGGCCCTTCATCTCGACTTTCGTCAAGAGCTTCATGGACGTTCCGGTGTTCGGTGCGGGCGAGTTCACCGGCGTCGACAACTACACGAAGCTCCTCGGCGACGAGGACTTCTGGCGGGCGCTCGGCAACTCGGCTCTCTACACCGGCCTGGTGCTGCTCGGGGTGCCGATCGCCATCGTGCTCGCCGCTCTGATCGAGCAGGCCGCCAAGGGCCGCACGATCTACCGCGTGCTCTTCTTCCTGCCGGTGGTCACCCTGCCGGTGGCCGTCGGCATGGTGTGGCGCTTCATCCTGAACGGCGACTTCGGCGTGCTGAACTACCTGCTCTCGCTGGTCGGTCTGCCTGGGGAGTACTGGGTGGCCGACGACCGCTTCACGATCTACGCCTTCGCCGTCGTGGGAATCTGGATGGGCCTCGGCATCAACCTCATCATTCTCGGCGCCGGGCTGCAGAGCATCCCGGTCGAGCTGTACGAGGCATCCGCGCTCGACGGCGCCAGTCGCGTGCGTCAGTTCTTCTCGGTCACGCTGCCGCTGCTCAGCCCCAGTGTCTTCTTCGTCACCGTGCTCACCACCATCTCGGCGCTGCAGATGTTCGACCTCGTGTTCGTGATGCTCGGCAGCATCAACAACACGGCGCTCGACGGGTCGAAGACGATCGTGTACCTCTTCTACGAGGCGGCGTTCGTGCAGTTCAAACAGGGCTACGGGGCGGCCATCGCCATCGTGCTGCTCGCCATCATCATGATCGCCACCGCGATCCAGTTCCGCCTGCAGAGGAGATGGGTGAACTATGACTAA
- a CDS encoding ABC transporter substrate-binding protein, with translation MHKKWLIAPALVAVGALLAACSSGSSADGGGDEKVTITYGVWAGTQTPAMKEIAAAFTEENPNITVKVEERPWPEYWSTLQTGAAGGTAPDAFWMLAQQIQPYAEGNQLLDISDEIDKEGVDLAKYPKAVLDLYDQGDGKIYGLPKDVDTNAVWFNKAIFDKAGVAYPSADWTWDDYRETAKKLTDPAAGVWGTAAPIDYQSGYYNTIFQAGGQVIADDGKTSLIDTPEAQAGIKFWTDLQADGSSPTLQQLSDTEAETMFEQGKIGMFMSAAFWAPQLYANEEIKPNIDIAPLPIGKERATVTSGIENVGYAGTKHPDAVKKFLIFASGETAANIQAKAGAVLPAYEGTEQTWLDAMPDFPNLKIFVEAKEYSVPLPVQGNAAEWQGMQTKYLTDAWNGTATVEDATKQYADAIDKVLAE, from the coding sequence ATGCACAAGAAATGGCTCATCGCCCCGGCCCTCGTCGCCGTGGGCGCTCTGCTCGCGGCGTGCTCCAGCGGCTCGTCGGCCGACGGCGGCGGCGACGAGAAAGTCACCATCACCTACGGCGTCTGGGCCGGCACCCAGACCCCGGCGATGAAGGAGATCGCGGCGGCGTTCACCGAAGAGAACCCGAACATCACGGTGAAGGTGGAAGAGCGGCCCTGGCCGGAATACTGGTCGACCCTGCAGACGGGCGCGGCCGGCGGCACAGCTCCAGATGCGTTCTGGATGCTCGCGCAGCAGATCCAGCCCTACGCCGAGGGCAACCAGCTGCTCGACATCAGCGACGAGATCGACAAAGAAGGCGTCGACCTTGCCAAGTACCCGAAGGCAGTGCTCGACCTCTACGACCAGGGCGACGGCAAGATCTACGGCCTTCCGAAAGACGTCGACACCAACGCCGTCTGGTTCAACAAGGCCATCTTCGACAAGGCCGGTGTCGCCTACCCGAGCGCCGACTGGACCTGGGACGACTACCGCGAGACCGCGAAGAAGCTCACCGACCCTGCTGCCGGCGTCTGGGGCACGGCGGCGCCCATCGACTACCAGAGCGGCTACTACAACACCATCTTCCAGGCGGGCGGCCAGGTGATCGCCGACGACGGCAAGACCTCGCTGATCGATACCCCGGAGGCCCAAGCCGGCATCAAGTTCTGGACCGATCTGCAAGCCGACGGCTCTTCGCCGACCCTGCAGCAGCTCTCCGACACCGAGGCGGAGACCATGTTCGAACAGGGCAAGATCGGCATGTTCATGTCGGCCGCGTTCTGGGCGCCGCAGCTCTACGCCAACGAGGAGATCAAGCCGAACATCGACATCGCGCCCCTTCCCATCGGCAAGGAGCGGGCGACCGTCACGAGCGGAATCGAGAACGTCGGCTACGCCGGCACCAAGCACCCGGATGCCGTGAAGAAGTTCCTGATCTTCGCCAGCGGTGAGACGGCAGCCAACATCCAGGCCAAGGCCGGGGCGGTGCTGCCCGCCTACGAGGGCACCGAGCAGACCTGGCTCGACGCCATGCCCGACTTCCCGAACCTGAAGATCTTCGTGGAGGCCAAGGAGTACTCGGTGCCCCTCCCCGTGCAGGGCAACGCTGCGGAATGGCAGGGCATGCAGACCAAATACCTCACGGATGCCTGGAACGGCACCGCGACGGTCGAAGACGCCACGAAGCAATACGCCGACGCGATCGACAAGGTCCTGGCCGAGTAG